The following coding sequences lie in one Betaproteobacteria bacterium genomic window:
- a CDS encoding PD40 domain-containing protein, giving the protein MNQVNKGKGGTNRRLTVCQWCIAALGMLGTFATAMVEAAATLPEAEIRASRIVHYAPGSLPDKPAGIFTGVDMMNLFIVVETGAHHVTVLDGGKLEPVHRFQSRLALQGAPRFTPNGRYAYFASRDGWITKFDIWNLKAVAEIRAGIETSDLAISRDGKFLAIANDLPHILVLLDAELNVLKVHSVKAKDGKASSRVSAVYDAGPRRSFVAALTDVPEIWEISYNPTAEELPIGMIHDFQYREGTFVPGFLNPRRTSLSEPLNDFFFAREFSELMGASRATGRVQVVNLDVRKKIAGVNLPGMPHPGAGTSWQWNGKTVAAVPNISDSAISLVDVARWETVKSLPVPGPGFLIRVHEKIPHVWAYPATSKSDGKILVFDKHSLQPIAEINTEPGKTLTHVEFSHDGKYALASLAERRADGGALIVFDTATFKEVKRIPMDKPAGAHNVHNTIGRSDKALRGAGSN; this is encoded by the coding sequence ATGAATCAAGTGAACAAGGGAAAGGGTGGAACGAATCGGCGTTTGACGGTGTGTCAATGGTGCATTGCTGCCTTGGGCATGCTTGGTACTTTCGCGACCGCGATGGTCGAAGCGGCAGCGACATTGCCGGAAGCTGAAATCCGCGCCTCCCGTATCGTCCACTACGCTCCCGGCAGCCTTCCGGATAAACCCGCCGGCATATTCACCGGCGTCGACATGATGAACCTCTTCATCGTGGTCGAGACGGGCGCCCATCATGTGACCGTGCTCGACGGCGGCAAGCTTGAACCGGTCCATCGCTTTCAGAGCCGCCTTGCGCTGCAGGGCGCGCCGCGATTCACGCCGAACGGTCGCTACGCGTACTTTGCGTCGCGTGATGGCTGGATCACGAAGTTCGACATCTGGAATCTGAAAGCAGTCGCCGAAATTCGAGCCGGTATTGAAACGTCTGACCTCGCCATCTCGCGCGACGGAAAGTTTCTCGCGATCGCCAACGACCTGCCGCACATACTGGTACTGCTGGATGCGGAACTGAACGTGCTCAAGGTACATTCCGTCAAGGCCAAGGACGGCAAAGCGAGCTCCCGCGTTTCAGCCGTTTACGATGCGGGACCACGCCGGAGCTTTGTCGCCGCGCTCACGGACGTGCCGGAAATTTGGGAGATCAGTTACAACCCCACTGCTGAAGAGTTGCCGATTGGGATGATCCATGATTTTCAATACCGTGAGGGCACGTTCGTTCCTGGTTTTCTGAACCCCCGCCGCACATCGCTTTCAGAACCGTTGAATGATTTTTTCTTTGCACGGGAATTCAGCGAATTAATGGGCGCCAGCCGCGCCACCGGACGGGTACAGGTCGTCAATCTCGATGTACGCAAAAAAATCGCCGGGGTGAATCTGCCGGGAATGCCCCATCCTGGCGCCGGCACTTCATGGCAATGGAACGGCAAGACCGTGGCGGCCGTGCCCAACATAAGTGATAGCGCGATCTCCCTCGTCGACGTGGCCCGATGGGAAACGGTCAAATCACTTCCAGTGCCCGGCCCGGGTTTCCTGATTCGCGTGCACGAAAAAATACCTCACGTCTGGGCTTATCCGGCGACGAGCAAGTCAGATGGCAAAATTCTCGTGTTCGATAAACACTCGCTGCAACCGATCGCCGAAATCAACACAGAGCCTGGCAAGACTCTCACGCATGTCGAGTTCAGCCACGATGGAAAGTACGCCTTGGCAAGCCTCGCGGAACGCCGAGCTGACGGCGGCGCGCTAATCGTCTTTGATACCGCCACATTCAAAGAAGTCAAACGCATCCCGATGGACAAACCGGCCGGCGCACACAACGTGCACAACACGATCGGGCGTTCTGACAAGGCTTTACGAGGCGCTGGCAGCAACTGA
- a CDS encoding lysophospholipid acyltransferase family protein codes for MHTTIFDTPVINTVLRWFSVTFLKLGGWKVTGALPPGVGKCVLIAAPHTSNWDLPFTLMVAFELRLHVYWMGKQSIFSPPFRGLMMWLGGIPVDRERSTNLVAASAEAIRNADRPLQLVVPPEGTRSKERYWKTGFYYIALGANVPIVMAYMDYHRKLSGLGPVFHPTGDIDADMQVIKAFYAPFKGKNAGQFDAKG; via the coding sequence ATGCACACCACTATCTTTGATACGCCCGTCATCAACACAGTCCTGCGCTGGTTTTCAGTTACCTTTCTGAAACTTGGCGGCTGGAAAGTGACCGGCGCACTTCCGCCGGGCGTTGGCAAGTGCGTTTTGATTGCGGCGCCGCATACCAGCAACTGGGATCTGCCGTTCACGTTGATGGTTGCGTTCGAGTTGCGATTGCATGTTTACTGGATGGGCAAACAATCGATATTTTCGCCGCCGTTTCGTGGCCTGATGATGTGGCTGGGGGGTATTCCTGTCGATCGGGAACGCTCGACGAATCTGGTCGCCGCCTCGGCCGAGGCGATCCGGAATGCCGACCGGCCGCTGCAATTGGTGGTGCCGCCCGAAGGCACGCGCAGCAAGGAGCGCTACTGGAAGACCGGTTTTTACTACATTGCATTGGGCGCCAACGTGCCGATCGTCATGGCCTACATGGACTACCACCGGAAGCTGTCAGGACTCGGGCCGGTGTTTCACCCCACCGGCGACATCGATGCCGACATGCAAGTCATCAAGGCGTTTTATGCGCCCTTCAAAGGTAAGAACGCCGGACAGTTTGACGCGAAGGGTTAG
- the glgA gene encoding glycogen synthase GlgA, translating into MKVLQVSAEIFPLLKTGGLADIAGALPLALTAAGCEVRLLLPGFPPILQDLKDITALAQLVTPWGESVVLQKGRLNALGLQAYVIDAPGLYARPGSPYEDAQRQPYADNYRRFALLGWMAGQLGQGVDTQWHPQVVHSHDWHAALAPAYLAFSRERQPKRVASLYTVHNLAYQGVFPGQHFAELGLPDAAFAMDGLEYYGQISFMKAGLVYADRITTVSPTYAKEIQTPEQGCGLDGLLRARSAVLSGILNAVDEAVWNPATDKQIPRKYTATDNAGKARCKAALQQEMGLAITSRAPLFGVVSRLTEQKGLHLVIAAIDELIASGGQLVVLGSGEGGLEFALREQAGRHPQSVAVRLGYDEALAHRIFAATDVTVVPSRFEPCGLTQMYGLKYGSLPLVHRVGGLADTVIDCTTEGLRAQNANGFVFEEFSPQGFAGAMRRTFALYASAGEWNAVATRAMRQSFGWQTSAAKYVALYRQIV; encoded by the coding sequence ATGAAAGTGCTACAGGTCAGCGCCGAAATATTTCCGTTACTCAAGACTGGCGGCTTGGCGGATATTGCCGGTGCCTTGCCGCTCGCCCTGACCGCGGCAGGCTGTGAAGTGCGTTTGCTGTTGCCGGGTTTTCCGCCGATATTGCAGGACCTGAAGGACATAACCGCGCTCGCGCAACTCGTCACGCCGTGGGGGGAATCGGTGGTGCTGCAGAAGGGCCGCCTGAATGCTCTCGGTCTGCAAGCCTATGTGATCGACGCGCCGGGGTTATACGCGCGCCCGGGTAGCCCGTATGAAGACGCGCAGCGCCAACCGTACGCTGATAACTACCGGCGCTTTGCGTTGCTGGGCTGGATGGCGGGGCAATTGGGGCAGGGCGTTGATACGCAATGGCATCCGCAAGTGGTGCACAGCCACGACTGGCACGCCGCGCTGGCGCCGGCTTACCTGGCCTTCTCGCGTGAGCGGCAACCGAAGCGCGTGGCCAGCCTCTATACCGTGCACAACCTCGCCTACCAAGGCGTGTTTCCGGGGCAGCACTTCGCTGAGCTCGGCCTGCCGGACGCGGCCTTTGCGATGGATGGGCTGGAATATTACGGACAGATTTCATTCATGAAGGCGGGGCTCGTCTATGCCGACCGCATCACTACGGTCAGCCCCACCTACGCAAAGGAGATTCAAACGCCGGAACAGGGTTGCGGACTCGACGGCTTGTTGCGCGCGCGAAGCGCTGTGCTGTCGGGTATTCTAAACGCGGTGGATGAGGCGGTGTGGAACCCGGCCACCGACAAGCAAATTCCCCGCAAATACACCGCCACCGATAATGCCGGCAAGGCGCGCTGCAAGGCGGCACTGCAACAGGAAATGGGGTTGGCCATTACGAGCCGTGCCCCGTTGTTTGGGGTAGTGAGCCGGTTGACGGAACAAAAGGGCCTGCATTTGGTGATCGCCGCGATCGACGAGTTGATCGCAAGCGGCGGCCAATTGGTGGTGCTGGGCAGTGGTGAAGGTGGATTGGAATTTGCCTTGCGTGAACAGGCCGGCCGCCATCCTCAATCGGTGGCGGTGCGCCTGGGCTACGACGAAGCGTTGGCTCACCGCATCTTTGCCGCGACCGATGTGACAGTGGTGCCGTCGCGCTTTGAACCCTGCGGGCTAACGCAGATGTATGGCCTCAAATATGGCAGCCTGCCGCTGGTGCATCGCGTGGGCGGCCTCGCGGATACGGTGATCGACTGCACAACGGAGGGATTGCGTGCACAGAACGCGAACGGCTTTGTATTTGAGGAGTTTTCCCCACAGGGATTTGCCGGCGCCATGCGCCGCACATTTGCCTTGTACGCGAGTGCGGGAGAATGGAATGCGGTTGCCACCCGTGCCATGCGGCAATCCTTTGGTTGGCAAACCAGTGCGGCGAAGTACGTGGCGCTCTACCGTCAGATCGTGTAA
- a CDS encoding glutaredoxin family protein: MKTLACLLVFVAATAHAETLYKVVGPDGRITYTDRPPADGKSTTTLRIVDAPSSPLPPSVLKYQAELQKSMQNRLAQMKKMDSSDTPVLFSANWCGYCKQAKTYLQSRGISYQEIDIDTPDGGRAYFEAGGRQGVPLIVAGGRRQQGFSAGSYDSFFGAKK, translated from the coding sequence ATGAAAACGCTCGCCTGTTTGCTTGTTTTCGTCGCCGCAACCGCGCACGCGGAAACGCTCTACAAAGTCGTCGGGCCTGACGGGCGCATCACGTACACGGATCGGCCGCCTGCCGACGGCAAATCAACGACCACACTTCGTATCGTGGACGCACCCTCCTCGCCATTGCCGCCATCAGTATTGAAGTATCAGGCGGAATTGCAGAAGAGCATGCAGAACCGCCTGGCGCAGATGAAGAAAATGGATTCATCCGATACGCCGGTACTTTTCAGCGCGAACTGGTGCGGCTATTGCAAGCAGGCGAAAACGTATTTGCAATCCAGGGGAATAAGTTATCAGGAGATCGACATCGATACCCCTGACGGCGGTCGCGCATATTTTGAGGCAGGTGGCCGGCAAGGTGTGCCACTAATCGTGGCCGGCGGCAGGCGACAACAAGGATTTTCCGCGGGGTCCTATGACAGCTTCTTTGGCGCAAAGAAATAG
- a CDS encoding ribonuclease activity regulator RraA — protein MTLDANAVKTLSAVTTATITTLLLKKGLRNVWMRGTRPLRGDQPRLVGRAFTLRFVPAREDLATPASWSKPISTRAAIEAMPAGCIAVVDAMGVTDAGIFGDILCARMQKRGVTALITDGVVRDVAGVLATNLPVWCQGAAAPPSVAGLTFVNWQEPIGCGGVAVFPDDVVVADADGAVLIPAALLDEIVAAAPEQERLENWIMQEVGNGAALPGLYPPNAENLARYEATK, from the coding sequence ATGACCCTCGACGCCAATGCCGTCAAAACCCTTTCCGCGGTGACCACCGCAACCATCACCACGCTGCTGCTCAAGAAAGGCCTGCGCAATGTGTGGATGCGCGGCACGCGACCACTAAGGGGCGATCAGCCGCGCCTCGTCGGGCGCGCCTTCACGCTGCGCTTCGTCCCTGCGCGCGAGGATCTGGCGACACCGGCATCCTGGTCCAAGCCAATCTCGACGCGCGCGGCCATTGAAGCCATGCCGGCCGGCTGTATTGCCGTGGTGGATGCGATGGGTGTCACTGACGCAGGTATCTTTGGCGATATTCTGTGCGCGCGCATGCAAAAGCGCGGCGTCACGGCACTCATTACCGATGGCGTGGTGCGCGACGTGGCGGGTGTGCTCGCGACCAATCTTCCCGTGTGGTGCCAAGGCGCCGCGGCACCACCGTCGGTGGCGGGGCTCACGTTCGTGAACTGGCAGGAGCCGATCGGCTGCGGCGGCGTGGCGGTATTTCCCGACGACGTTGTGGTCGCCGATGCGGACGGCGCAGTGCTGATTCCGGCTGCACTGCTTGATGAAATTGTTGCCGCGGCGCCGGAGCAGGAGCGCCTGGAAAACTGGATCATGCAGGAAGTCGGGAATGGGGCCGCGCTACCGGGCCTGTATCCGCCCAATGCCGAAAACCTGGCGCGTTATGAAGCAACCAAATAG
- a CDS encoding GNAT family N-acetyltransferase, with the protein MPLRTPTLQTSRLLLRPFAETDAEAIYALQSNPRVLRYWDAPPWTDRARAQAFIAACRQMEEDGSGARLAIETGAERLFIGWCSIFRWNPVYRSLGIGYCLDEPAWSKGYATEAVRAMLHWAYDVLDLNRVEAELDTRNAASARVLEKLGFAREGMRREDCIVAGEVSDSWIYGLLRRDWKPEANAVRIKSAA; encoded by the coding sequence ATGCCACTGCGGACACCAACACTACAAACCTCGCGACTACTTCTGCGTCCTTTTGCGGAGACCGACGCGGAGGCGATCTACGCCCTTCAAAGCAACCCGCGAGTTCTTCGCTATTGGGATGCACCGCCTTGGACCGACCGCGCCCGCGCACAGGCCTTCATCGCAGCGTGCAGACAGATGGAAGAGGACGGAAGCGGTGCACGGCTGGCAATAGAGACCGGCGCGGAGCGCTTGTTCATTGGCTGGTGCTCCATTTTTCGCTGGAACCCGGTATATCGGAGTCTCGGAATCGGCTACTGCCTAGACGAACCCGCCTGGAGCAAAGGCTATGCAACGGAAGCCGTGCGAGCCATGTTGCATTGGGCTTACGACGTACTCGATCTGAACCGAGTGGAAGCCGAACTCGACACCCGTAATGCCGCGTCCGCGCGCGTACTTGAGAAGCTCGGCTTCGCGCGAGAAGGTATGAGGCGAGAAGACTGCATCGTCGCTGGAGAAGTTTCTGACTCTTGGATCTACGGTCTTCTCAGGCGCGATTGGAAACCCGAAGCAAATGCAGTGCGCATCAAAAGTGCGGCCTAA
- a CDS encoding tetratricopeptide repeat protein encodes MPHNYRFGQVEIRPAERRILVDGQPVSVGARAFDLLLALIARRERVVSKDELLELVWPGLVVEENNLQVQVSTLRKLLGAHALATIPGRGYRFTLKLDGDTGESLSPAQALRMHNLPAQLNSFVGREREISELTELLGTTRLVTLTSMGGTGKTRLSLQVAAEVTEDYPDGVWFVELAPLGDERLVPQAVASVLGVKEVAGRPVLEALERFVRDRQLLLILDNCEHLVQACADLAKKLLRSGRGLQILASSREHLHVMGETTYPVPSLAVPDPLPGAGNAPTGAIQLDAFMQYGAVRLFMDRAVAAQPAFKMTRQNVTAIADICRRLDGIPLAIELAAARVSALSVDKIATRLSDRFGLLTGGDKTSMPRQQTLRASIDWSYDLLLEPERILLQRLSVFAGGWTLDAAEAVGAGDSIEESAVLDILIHLVEKSLVVMDATGERYRLLETVRQYALGRLHESGGESAARMRHFRFYSDLAERARPALAGPEQGKWLARLDLERENLLSAHAWADRAEMGATLGLSLVWALRPYWITRGFLGLGQQMTVEAISRPGAEQRNLARCRGLFDAGQFDIVLGRYAEAQRYLEESLAIAREIDDKRRIAVALQPLGMACMGQGDMIAARIHLQEALAMASELGNKREIAGALNMLAQMLRVGGELDTAEPLYEKSLALARELEDRESIAIGLLNLAMVSIDRGSADVAAPMLLEALAIAHEIGSRRMGQSVLEVSAGLAALRTEWALAAQYYGAAEALAADTGLRRDPADEAFLAPRIARTRQAMTDVDFATAETTGRAFDYEEAMGKAHGFLAANA; translated from the coding sequence TTGCCACACAACTATCGGTTCGGTCAGGTTGAGATCCGGCCCGCCGAACGCCGGATACTTGTCGATGGCCAGCCCGTCAGCGTCGGCGCCCGCGCCTTTGATTTGCTGCTGGCGCTGATCGCGCGCCGTGAACGCGTGGTCAGCAAGGATGAGTTGCTCGAACTCGTTTGGCCCGGCCTCGTTGTCGAGGAAAATAATCTCCAGGTCCAGGTCTCCACGCTGCGCAAGTTGCTCGGCGCCCATGCGCTTGCCACCATTCCCGGTCGTGGATATCGGTTCACGCTCAAGCTGGACGGCGATACAGGGGAGTCACTCTCTCCTGCGCAGGCGTTGCGCATGCACAATCTGCCGGCGCAACTCAACAGCTTTGTCGGGCGCGAGCGAGAAATCAGTGAGCTTACGGAGCTGTTGGGCACCACGCGGTTGGTGACCTTGACCAGCATGGGCGGGACCGGCAAGACGCGGCTGTCGTTGCAGGTCGCGGCCGAAGTGACGGAGGACTACCCGGATGGCGTGTGGTTCGTGGAACTGGCGCCTCTGGGCGACGAACGGCTGGTGCCGCAGGCGGTGGCATCAGTGCTTGGTGTGAAGGAAGTCGCCGGGCGTCCCGTGCTGGAGGCGTTGGAAAGATTTGTCAGGGACCGGCAACTGCTGCTCATCCTCGACAACTGCGAACATCTGGTGCAGGCCTGCGCCGACCTCGCAAAAAAACTGCTGCGATCGGGACGCGGCCTGCAGATCCTGGCGTCCAGCCGCGAACACCTGCATGTGATGGGCGAGACAACCTATCCTGTGCCCTCGCTGGCTGTTCCCGACCCTCTCCCGGGCGCCGGCAACGCGCCCACCGGGGCCATCCAACTCGACGCATTCATGCAGTACGGTGCGGTGCGACTTTTTATGGACCGCGCGGTGGCTGCTCAGCCGGCATTCAAAATGACGCGCCAGAACGTGACGGCGATAGCGGATATCTGCCGCCGTCTCGATGGCATCCCTTTGGCCATTGAGCTTGCTGCCGCGCGGGTAAGCGCGCTCTCCGTTGATAAGATCGCGACGCGCCTGAGCGACCGATTCGGATTGCTCACCGGGGGAGACAAGACCAGCATGCCGCGTCAGCAAACCCTGCGCGCGTCAATCGACTGGAGCTATGACCTGCTTCTGGAGCCGGAGCGGATCTTGCTCCAGCGCCTTTCGGTCTTCGCGGGTGGCTGGACGCTGGACGCCGCGGAAGCGGTGGGCGCGGGAGACAGCATTGAAGAATCGGCCGTACTCGACATCCTGATTCACCTGGTCGAAAAATCGCTGGTGGTTATGGACGCCACTGGCGAACGTTATCGACTGCTGGAAACTGTGCGCCAATATGCGCTGGGGCGGCTACACGAATCGGGTGGGGAAAGTGCCGCGCGCATGCGACATTTCAGGTTCTACTCGGATCTTGCCGAAAGGGCGCGGCCCGCCCTTGCGGGGCCGGAACAAGGCAAGTGGCTCGCGCGGCTCGACCTTGAGCGCGAAAATCTCTTGTCCGCGCATGCGTGGGCGGATCGTGCGGAAATGGGCGCTACTCTGGGATTGAGCCTGGTGTGGGCGCTCAGGCCCTACTGGATTACGCGTGGTTTCCTTGGTCTGGGACAGCAGATGACGGTAGAGGCGATCTCGCGGCCAGGTGCGGAGCAAAGAAACCTGGCGCGTTGCCGCGGACTCTTTGACGCGGGGCAGTTTGACATCGTGTTGGGCCGTTATGCCGAGGCGCAGCGGTATCTGGAGGAAAGCCTGGCTATTGCGCGCGAGATCGATGACAAGCGCAGGATCGCCGTGGCATTGCAGCCGCTGGGAATGGCGTGCATGGGACAAGGGGACATGATCGCGGCGCGGATCCATTTGCAGGAGGCGCTCGCCATGGCGAGCGAGTTGGGGAATAAACGTGAAATTGCGGGTGCACTGAACATGCTGGCGCAAATGCTTCGGGTAGGCGGTGAACTTGATACCGCGGAACCACTGTACGAGAAAAGCCTGGCGCTAGCCCGTGAACTTGAGGATCGCGAAAGCATTGCCATTGGCCTCCTCAACCTTGCGATGGTATCAATCGATCGCGGGTCAGCTGACGTGGCAGCGCCGATGTTGCTTGAGGCGCTGGCAATCGCTCACGAAATCGGTTCCAGGCGAATGGGGCAAAGTGTGCTGGAAGTGTCTGCGGGGCTCGCCGCGTTGCGCACGGAGTGGGCATTGGCGGCGCAATACTATGGCGCGGCAGAGGCGCTGGCGGCAGATACGGGGCTTCGCCGCGACCCTGCCGACGAGGCTTTCCTGGCGCCGCGGATTGCGCGGACGCGGCAGGCAATGACAGACGTGGACTTTGCCACGGCCGAGACAACGGGCCGCGCGTTTGACTATGAGGAGGCGATGGGCAAAGCGCACGGGTTTCTGGCGGCCAACGCCTGA
- a CDS encoding DUF2788 domain-containing protein — MFNVTEAEFAQFGLTFGLGAFMLYMLFIIYKLAQDSKAGKLGTFVLFLVLAFGMIGFIAKGVIKMVMGIQ, encoded by the coding sequence GTGTTCAACGTCACGGAAGCGGAGTTCGCGCAGTTCGGCCTGACCTTCGGGCTGGGCGCGTTCATGTTGTACATGCTGTTCATCATCTACAAACTTGCGCAGGATTCGAAAGCCGGCAAGCTTGGCACTTTTGTGTTGTTCCTGGTGCTGGCCTTTGGCATGATCGGCTTCATTGCCAAAGGCGTGATCAAGATGGTGATGGGAATTCAATGA
- a CDS encoding DUF2189 domain-containing protein, whose protein sequence is MTSPQTTPARPKPDIDLPEVELARCLTWLQLGWRDLRRHPAIGIAHGLVMAVFGAVIFGFARDRFWLLAGAFSGFLLVAPVLATGLYAVSRALEKNEPASFATVRDVWGSGDGCMIRFGVLLALSGTGWVLTSAAMITLWAPHPISGPADFLKYVVISDSWLFEAWVVLGGILAAPVFASSVIAMPMLLDRHVSMLTAVLTSWRVVMTNPLPMAAWATVIMLLAAVGMATALLGLIVLMPLLGHASWHAYRDLVRDEV, encoded by the coding sequence ATGACTTCTCCGCAAACAACACCCGCTCGACCGAAACCCGACATTGACTTGCCCGAAGTCGAATTGGCCCGGTGCCTGACCTGGCTGCAACTTGGCTGGCGGGACCTGCGGCGGCATCCGGCGATCGGCATCGCGCATGGCCTGGTCATGGCGGTATTCGGCGCGGTCATCTTCGGTTTTGCACGCGATCGCTTCTGGCTACTGGCAGGCGCATTTTCCGGCTTTTTGCTGGTCGCACCGGTACTCGCCACGGGTCTGTACGCCGTCAGCCGCGCACTGGAAAAAAATGAGCCCGCCTCCTTCGCCACCGTGCGCGATGTGTGGGGGTCGGGCGATGGCTGCATGATCCGATTCGGCGTGTTGCTGGCACTGTCCGGCACCGGCTGGGTGCTAACTTCCGCCGCGATGATCACGCTGTGGGCGCCGCATCCCATCAGCGGGCCGGCGGATTTCCTGAAGTACGTCGTGATCAGCGATTCGTGGCTGTTCGAAGCCTGGGTGGTGCTGGGTGGCATTCTGGCCGCGCCGGTATTCGCCTCCAGCGTGATCGCGATGCCGATGCTGCTCGATCGCCATGTCAGCATGCTGACGGCGGTGCTGACGAGTTGGCGGGTCGTGATGACGAATCCGCTGCCAATGGCGGCATGGGCGACTGTGATCATGCTGCTTGCCGCGGTCGGCATGGCGACGGCGTTGCTGGGATTGATCGTGCTGATGCCGCTGCTGGGGCACGCCAGCTGGCACGCGTATCGCGATCTGGTCCGGGACGAAGTCTAG
- a CDS encoding tripartite tricarboxylate transporter substrate binding protein — protein sequence MHQLSRNFSQHRVVLLAALLGLASIFAPALQAQATYPSRPIVMLVPQTAGGTNDIVGRVVGQKLAEILGASIVVENRPGAGGNIGTQAAARAQKDGYTLLMTISSSQAINPALYKNPGFDPVKDFKPISLIGAVPNVLLVHPSFPAKSVAELLALAKGKPNEYQYASAGNGTLNHLLGEMLGSMAGVQLQHVPYKGVAPALNDVLGGQLPMLFASLPSALSHIKAGKLRALAVSGAARSPVLPDVPTIAETVPGYNGTLWIGLFAPAGVAQDVLAKLQDGMGKALATKDLRDKLEQLGVELAAPADKPVTPEQFAAILNDDIIKWARIVKTSGASVD from the coding sequence ATGCACCAGCTCAGTCGAAACTTTTCTCAGCACCGCGTGGTGTTATTGGCGGCATTGCTCGGCCTCGCGTCGATATTCGCGCCGGCATTACAAGCACAGGCCACCTACCCCAGCCGCCCGATCGTGATGCTGGTCCCGCAGACCGCCGGCGGCACCAATGACATTGTTGGCCGCGTCGTGGGCCAGAAGCTCGCCGAGATCCTTGGCGCGTCGATCGTGGTGGAGAACCGACCCGGCGCGGGCGGCAATATCGGCACGCAGGCAGCCGCCCGTGCACAGAAGGACGGCTACACCCTGCTCATGACCATCAGCAGCAGCCAGGCGATCAACCCGGCACTCTACAAGAATCCGGGCTTTGATCCGGTGAAGGATTTCAAGCCCATCAGCCTCATCGGCGCGGTACCGAACGTGCTGCTGGTGCACCCGTCGTTTCCGGCGAAATCCGTTGCCGAATTATTGGCGTTGGCCAAAGGCAAGCCGAACGAATATCAATATGCTTCGGCCGGCAACGGCACGCTGAATCACCTGCTAGGCGAGATGCTGGGCAGCATGGCCGGCGTGCAATTGCAGCACGTGCCTTACAAAGGCGTCGCACCCGCGCTGAACGATGTGCTGGGTGGCCAGCTGCCGATGCTGTTCGCGAGCCTGCCTTCCGCGCTTTCGCACATCAAGGCCGGCAAGCTGCGCGCGCTGGCGGTGAGCGGTGCTGCGCGCTCGCCTGTACTGCCCGACGTACCGACCATCGCCGAGACCGTCCCAGGCTACAACGGCACACTCTGGATCGGCCTGTTCGCGCCGGCCGGCGTCGCGCAAGACGTGCTGGCCAAGTTGCAGGATGGCATGGGCAAGGCGCTCGCCACCAAGGATCTGCGCGACAAACTGGAGCAACTGGGCGTGGAACTGGCGGCGCCCGCGGACAAACCTGTTACACCCGAGCAGTTTGCGGCGATCCTGAATGACGACATCATCAAGTGGGCGCGTATCGTAAAAACTTCCGGCGCCTCGGTCGACTGA